From one Amycolatopsis sp. FDAARGOS 1241 genomic stretch:
- a CDS encoding flavin-dependent oxidoreductase, with product MSSTVPVAIVGGGIGGLALALELNAAGIECRVFESVAQLSAVGVGINLLPHATRHLDRLGLLPELTSAAVSTRESVFFNRFGQLIHTEPTGLNAGYRWPQFSVHRGDLQAILAGAVRDRLGPDALVTGHTCVDAAEDATGVTLTFAHPDGTTTTHRATAVVGCDGIHSAIRKQLHPAEGAPVYSGYNMWRGVTVHEPILSGASMIRAGWLATGKLVVYPIRDNVDAAGRQLVNWVVEIETPQHADRDWNRTGRVEDFLDHFADWHFDWLDVPALMRDADSILEYPMVDQDPLPWWGTDRITLLGDAAHPMVPRGSNGGGQAVLDAAALAEALRTHSQIPAAFAAYEQLRRPATTAVVQANRTNPPDAILREVYERTGDRPFDDIGNVITESELDRILAEYKRTAGYSLGALNDA from the coding sequence ATGTCCTCGACCGTGCCCGTCGCCATCGTCGGCGGAGGCATCGGCGGCTTGGCTCTCGCTCTCGAACTCAACGCGGCCGGCATCGAGTGCCGGGTGTTCGAATCGGTGGCGCAGCTCTCGGCCGTCGGCGTCGGCATCAACCTCCTGCCCCACGCCACCCGCCACCTCGACCGCCTCGGCCTCCTCCCAGAGCTGACCTCGGCCGCGGTGAGCACGCGGGAATCGGTGTTCTTCAACCGCTTCGGCCAGCTCATCCACACCGAGCCCACCGGCCTGAACGCCGGCTACCGCTGGCCGCAGTTCTCCGTCCACCGCGGCGACCTGCAGGCGATCCTCGCCGGCGCGGTCCGTGACCGGCTCGGCCCCGACGCACTGGTCACCGGGCACACCTGCGTCGACGCCGCCGAAGACGCCACGGGCGTCACCCTCACCTTCGCGCACCCCGACGGCACCACGACCACCCACCGCGCGACAGCCGTCGTCGGCTGCGACGGCATCCACTCGGCCATCCGCAAACAACTGCACCCGGCCGAAGGCGCGCCCGTCTACTCCGGCTACAACATGTGGCGCGGGGTCACCGTCCACGAGCCCATCCTGTCCGGCGCCAGCATGATCCGCGCAGGCTGGCTCGCCACCGGCAAACTCGTCGTCTACCCCATCCGCGACAACGTGGACGCGGCCGGACGGCAACTCGTGAACTGGGTCGTCGAGATCGAGACCCCGCAACACGCCGACCGCGACTGGAACCGCACCGGCCGCGTCGAAGACTTCCTCGACCACTTCGCCGACTGGCACTTCGACTGGCTCGACGTACCCGCGCTCATGCGCGACGCCGACTCGATCCTCGAGTACCCCATGGTCGACCAGGACCCCCTTCCCTGGTGGGGCACCGACCGCATCACCCTCCTCGGCGACGCCGCCCACCCGATGGTCCCCCGCGGCTCCAACGGCGGCGGTCAAGCCGTCCTCGACGCCGCCGCCCTCGCCGAAGCGCTGCGCACCCACTCGCAGATCCCGGCCGCCTTCGCCGCCTACGAGCAGCTCCGCCGCCCCGCCACCACCGCCGTCGTGCAGGCCAACCGCACCAACCCGCCCGACGCCATCCTGCGCGAAGTCTACGAACGCACCGGCGACCGCCCCTTCGACGACATCGGCAATGTGATCACCGAATCCGAGCTCGACCGCATCCTCGCCGAGTACAAACGCACGGCCGGATACTCGCTCGGCGCTTTGAATGACGCATAG
- a CDS encoding CU044_5270 family protein, with the protein MNDLQTLRAVLLPTEPAQEVVDRSRHRLQNRMLGAPRRRRRPLVLGTGLAAAAAAAIVVATLPGAPAEAPRPQAVAPVVTGQDVLLAAATVAAKAPSETGTYWHVVTTSRDLTYESWTTADGHQWFRGAKSGGRVVPLGQSNPFRLGVVDVTLDQLRALPTDPTALRDWIAEALKHSDARTSAGPLTASDREQALLESLVSLVSALPAPPGVRAAAFRAIAAYPGVRDLGAVPGGRGLVLPGEERLVVAPATGRVNGTSTFVTADGAVYHLDDPRGAAISAEWTDSLPR; encoded by the coding sequence ATGAATGACCTGCAGACCCTGCGGGCAGTGCTGCTGCCCACCGAACCGGCCCAGGAAGTCGTCGACCGGAGCCGGCACCGGCTGCAGAACCGGATGCTCGGCGCGCCACGGAGGCGACGCCGCCCGCTCGTGCTCGGCACCGGCCTCGCCGCCGCGGCCGCGGCCGCCATCGTGGTGGCGACCCTGCCCGGCGCTCCCGCGGAGGCCCCGCGGCCGCAGGCGGTGGCCCCCGTCGTCACCGGCCAGGACGTCCTGCTCGCGGCGGCCACCGTGGCCGCGAAGGCGCCGTCGGAAACCGGCACCTACTGGCACGTCGTGACGACGTCCCGGGATCTGACGTACGAGTCCTGGACCACGGCCGACGGTCACCAGTGGTTCCGCGGCGCGAAGTCCGGTGGCCGGGTCGTGCCGCTGGGCCAGTCGAACCCCTTCCGGCTGGGCGTCGTCGACGTGACCCTCGACCAGCTTCGAGCCCTGCCCACCGACCCGACGGCGCTGCGCGACTGGATCGCGGAGGCGCTGAAGCACAGCGACGCCCGGACGAGTGCGGGTCCGCTGACCGCGAGCGACCGGGAGCAGGCATTGCTGGAGTCGCTGGTTTCCCTCGTGTCGGCGCTGCCCGCGCCGCCGGGTGTGCGGGCCGCGGCGTTCCGTGCGATCGCCGCCTATCCGGGCGTCCGCGACCTCGGTGCCGTGCCCGGCGGGCGCGGGCTCGTGCTGCCCGGGGAGGAACGCCTGGTCGTCGCCCCGGCGACCGGGCGTGTCAACGGCACGTCGACGTTCGTGACCGCCGACGGCGCCGTGTACCACTTGGACGACCCGCGGGGGGCCGCGATCAGTGCCGAGTGGACGGACTCGCTGCCCAGGTGA
- a CDS encoding DUF4326 domain-containing protein: MTLIRPRRITRQRTRGWRKPAAAVIVDRTSRWGNPFTVAAALAASEDQARALCREQYRRWITEAVPGQPDVLGSGRRTFDRRWVRAHLHELRGRVLCCPCPAGSPCHADVLGELADLCA, translated from the coding sequence ATGACCCTCATCCGGCCGAGGAGGATCACCCGTCAGCGCACGCGCGGCTGGCGCAAACCCGCGGCCGCGGTGATCGTGGATCGGACCAGCCGCTGGGGCAACCCTTTCACCGTCGCCGCGGCGCTGGCCGCCAGCGAAGACCAGGCGCGGGCGTTGTGCCGCGAGCAGTACCGGCGGTGGATCACCGAAGCAGTTCCAGGCCAGCCAGACGTGCTGGGCTCGGGCCGCCGCACCTTCGATCGGCGGTGGGTTCGCGCACACCTTCACGAACTACGGGGCCGTGTCCTGTGCTGCCCGTGCCCGGCAGGATCGCCCTGCCACGCCGACGTGCTCGGCGAGCTGGCTGACTTGTGCGCGTAA
- a CDS encoding recombinase family protein has product MGTSDRHPARGLDLGYARVSTTKQSLERQRAALNEAGIPDERLYVDKRSGATVDRPGLAELLKYARDGDTIVVHTLDRLGRNLREVLNLVHDLAEKGIGVRSLADPLPINTADEGMGRVAFLLLALFAEMERTYTAERAAHARAVAEAAGRQVGRPLAHPADKIEYARLLKEQGGSFGQIAAKTGIPKTSLHRYLDTPTTTGSAGE; this is encoded by the coding sequence ATGGGAACCAGCGATCGGCACCCTGCGCGCGGGCTCGACCTCGGCTATGCCCGGGTCTCGACCACCAAGCAGAGCCTGGAACGTCAGCGCGCCGCGCTCAACGAGGCGGGTATTCCCGACGAGCGGCTCTACGTGGACAAGAGATCCGGGGCGACGGTGGACCGGCCCGGCCTGGCCGAGCTGCTCAAGTACGCCCGCGACGGCGACACCATCGTCGTGCACACCCTCGACCGGCTCGGCCGCAACCTGCGCGAGGTCCTCAACCTCGTCCACGACCTCGCCGAGAAGGGCATCGGCGTGCGGTCGCTGGCCGACCCGCTGCCCATCAACACCGCCGACGAGGGCATGGGCCGCGTCGCCTTCCTGCTATTGGCCCTGTTCGCCGAGATGGAACGCACCTACACCGCCGAACGCGCCGCCCACGCCCGCGCCGTCGCCGAGGCCGCCGGCCGACAAGTCGGCCGCCCCCTGGCCCATCCAGCCGACAAGATCGAGTACGCCAGGCTGCTCAAGGAACAAGGCGGCAGCTTCGGGCAGATCGCCGCCAAGACTGGCATCCCCAAGACCTCCCTGCACCGCTACCTCGACACGCCGACCACCACCGGGTCCGCTGGTGAGTAA
- a CDS encoding recombinase family protein has product MCGQLTVQEADRLGRNLLEGLIVLNDLFSRGIAVKILEGIAAGEHTERNLILDMALALAEDRRRDIVRKTRNGLDAARARGRVGGRPRVVDADKRRIILARHADGESIRTIARATQLSVGTVHNVLADHRAAND; this is encoded by the coding sequence GTGTGCGGCCAGCTCACCGTGCAGGAGGCCGATCGCCTCGGTCGCAACCTGTTGGAGGGCCTGATCGTGCTGAACGACCTGTTCTCCCGCGGTATCGCGGTCAAGATCCTTGAGGGCATCGCCGCCGGCGAGCACACCGAACGCAACCTCATCCTGGACATGGCGCTGGCGTTGGCCGAGGACCGCCGCCGCGACATCGTCCGCAAAACCCGCAACGGCTTGGACGCCGCACGGGCACGCGGCCGGGTCGGCGGCCGCCCCCGCGTCGTCGACGCCGACAAACGCCGCATCATCCTCGCCCGCCACGCCGACGGCGAGTCAATCCGCACCATCGCCCGCGCCACCCAGCTCTCCGTCGGCACCGTCCACAACGTCCTCGCCGACCACCGCGCTGCCAACGACTGA
- a CDS encoding abortive infection family protein — MEQLDRIQRAVDHDDPAQVIGSARELIESTAKVVLTERGRSVNNKDDLPALARQAQEALGLQPSSSTPGPDGTDAVRKILGAAIAMATGIGELRNRGYGTGHGPASARVGLRARHAHLAVNAAVTWCQLVLDTLADPEAPWRKNP, encoded by the coding sequence TTGGAGCAGCTCGACCGCATTCAGCGTGCTGTGGACCATGACGATCCCGCGCAGGTCATCGGCAGTGCGCGAGAGCTGATCGAGAGCACGGCGAAGGTCGTGCTCACCGAACGCGGTCGGTCGGTTAACAACAAGGACGACCTTCCGGCGTTGGCTCGGCAAGCGCAGGAGGCGCTTGGCTTACAGCCCTCGTCCAGCACTCCTGGGCCCGATGGGACCGACGCGGTCCGCAAGATCCTCGGCGCCGCGATCGCCATGGCCACAGGGATCGGTGAACTGCGCAACCGCGGATACGGCACCGGCCACGGCCCCGCGAGCGCGCGCGTCGGCCTGCGGGCCCGGCACGCGCACCTGGCCGTCAACGCCGCCGTCACCTGGTGCCAGCTCGTGCTGGACACCCTCGCCGACCCCGAAGCGCCCTGGCGTAAAAACCCCTGA
- a CDS encoding DUF4158 domain-containing protein produces the protein MLAVPPRWAGCSSRRDALPVEFLSDDQASAYGRFPGAGFSRAELERYFFLDDVDRAWIEPKRREHNKLGFAVQLATVRYAGRFLDDPLDGVPVELVEYLAEQLQIGDPSCVKSYGERDKTRLEHLWEIRQADGWQEFSEVEAELGEWVEGGSGTGRRARQPD, from the coding sequence GTGCTCGCGGTTCCGCCGCGGTGGGCGGGTTGCAGCAGCAGGAGAGATGCGTTGCCGGTTGAGTTCCTGTCCGACGATCAGGCGTCGGCGTACGGCCGTTTCCCGGGTGCGGGGTTCTCTCGCGCCGAGCTTGAGCGGTACTTCTTCCTCGACGATGTGGATCGGGCGTGGATCGAGCCGAAGCGGCGTGAGCACAACAAGTTGGGGTTCGCGGTGCAGCTGGCCACGGTCCGGTATGCGGGCCGGTTCTTGGATGATCCGCTGGACGGTGTGCCGGTCGAGTTGGTGGAGTACCTGGCCGAGCAGCTGCAGATCGGCGACCCGTCGTGCGTGAAGTCCTACGGAGAACGTGACAAGACCCGGCTGGAACATCTCTGGGAGATCCGCCAGGCCGATGGTTGGCAGGAGTTCTCCGAGGTTGAGGCCGAGCTGGGCGAGTGGGTCGAGGGCGGAAGTGGAACGGGACGCCGAGCCCGCCAACCGGATTGA
- a CDS encoding HPF/RaiA family ribosome-associated protein: protein MQIQISTDSNLSGDEKLIQYFQAELESKLARFSDHLTRLDVHLSDEMGAGTDGEDLRCVIEARPARHQPVAVTNHAGSVADAFNGAVRKLERVLESLFDREGHHKGGESIRHKTEDEQS from the coding sequence ATGCAGATCCAGATCAGCACGGACAGCAACCTGAGCGGTGATGAGAAGCTGATCCAGTACTTCCAGGCCGAGCTCGAGTCGAAGCTGGCACGGTTCAGCGACCACCTCACCCGGCTCGACGTCCACCTGAGCGACGAAATGGGCGCCGGCACCGATGGTGAAGACCTGCGGTGCGTGATCGAAGCCCGGCCTGCCCGGCACCAGCCCGTCGCGGTCACAAACCACGCGGGTTCGGTGGCCGATGCGTTCAACGGCGCCGTGCGCAAGCTGGAGCGGGTCCTCGAGAGCCTGTTCGACCGCGAGGGCCACCACAAGGGAGGCGAGTCCATCCGGCACAAGACGGAGGACGAACAGAGCTGA
- a CDS encoding DUF4291 domain-containing protein: MRASFTRQNITVYQAYSRQIADVAVDSQTFVTPFKRGRMTWIKPSFLWMMYRSGWATKPGQERILKIQITRDGFEWALAHGVLSSYEPGTYASRQRWAERKRTSPVRIQWDPDRSVTLARLDRRAIQIGLCGVAVDRYLDQWITNITDVTPLAARIRGHVSSGRLDAAQAELPIDAVYPLPTPILDLIGASEPQCSKFSS, from the coding sequence GTGCGGGCAAGCTTCACACGCCAGAACATCACCGTTTATCAGGCGTACTCACGGCAAATAGCCGACGTGGCAGTCGATTCTCAGACGTTCGTGACACCGTTCAAGCGCGGGAGGATGACCTGGATCAAGCCCTCGTTTCTCTGGATGATGTACCGGTCCGGGTGGGCGACCAAGCCTGGCCAGGAGCGCATCTTGAAAATCCAGATCACCAGGGACGGCTTCGAGTGGGCGCTCGCCCACGGTGTGCTTAGCAGCTACGAGCCCGGCACCTACGCCAGCCGGCAGCGGTGGGCGGAGCGCAAGCGCACCAGTCCGGTCCGCATCCAGTGGGACCCCGACAGATCAGTGACCCTTGCTCGGCTCGATCGACGTGCCATACAGATCGGGCTCTGCGGTGTTGCGGTCGACCGTTACCTCGACCAGTGGATCACTAATATCACGGACGTCACCCCCCTGGCTGCGCGAATCCGCGGCCATGTCAGCTCCGGCCGCTTGGACGCTGCCCAAGCCGAACTGCCTATCGACGCCGTCTACCCCCTGCCTACGCCTATTCTAGATCTAATCGGTGCCAGCGAACCTCAGTGCAGCAAGTTCTCCTCGTGA
- a CDS encoding RNA polymerase sigma factor, whose protein sequence is MTAAPVTGVEPFTEVHDRYFADIYRYVAGRLGAQAAEDIAAETFLVAFDRRKAFDAGRGDLRAWLFGIATNLVSRHRRKEARHYRALSRLDVPVAAESHENRVVSAIAAGQLGKALSRLSAGERDVLLLVALGELGYAEVAEALGISPGTVGSRLTRARKKLTPVLAQEASDE, encoded by the coding sequence GTGACGGCGGCCCCGGTGACCGGCGTCGAGCCGTTCACCGAGGTGCACGACCGCTACTTCGCAGACATCTACCGGTACGTCGCCGGGCGGCTCGGCGCCCAGGCCGCGGAGGACATCGCCGCCGAGACGTTCCTCGTCGCCTTCGACCGCCGGAAGGCGTTCGACGCCGGCCGCGGCGACCTGCGGGCGTGGCTGTTCGGCATCGCGACCAACCTCGTCTCGCGCCACCGCCGCAAGGAGGCCCGGCACTACCGCGCACTCTCCCGGCTCGACGTCCCTGTGGCCGCCGAAAGCCACGAAAACCGCGTCGTCTCGGCCATCGCGGCCGGGCAGCTCGGCAAGGCACTGTCCCGGCTGTCCGCCGGCGAGCGTGACGTCCTGCTGCTGGTGGCCCTCGGCGAACTCGGTTACGCCGAAGTCGCCGAGGCGCTCGGCATCTCCCCGGGCACGGTCGGCTCCCGGCTGACGCGCGCCCGCAAGAAACTCACCCCTGTTCTCGCCCAGGAGGCGTCCGATGAATGA
- a CDS encoding cupin domain-containing protein: protein MTATDPALDRLYEDFADAGLLPLWTQREDLMPLTPQPAAKAHVWRWTQLYPIAERAGELVPVGRGGERRAIALANPGLPGLPHATPTLWAAIQYLGPREVAPAHRHSQGAFRFVVEGEGVWTVVDGDPVAMRRGDLLLTPSWAFHEHHNPTDKPMAWLDGLDIPLVSSLDAGFFEFGPDAVADTSTPDKSRGERLWAHPGLRPLAGIDDEVAVSPLPAYRWQHTDSALAAQLELAAAGHAGAVAPGHAGIRFTNPATGRDALTSLRTEMHRLTADTATPVTRTVGSSVWQVFSGEGEVRFGQRTVEIATGDLVAVPSWEELSFRAYTDLDLFTFSDAPVYEALRLHRSQIS from the coding sequence GTGACCGCTACGGACCCAGCACTCGACCGACTCTACGAGGACTTCGCCGACGCCGGCTTGCTTCCACTGTGGACACAGCGCGAAGACCTCATGCCGCTCACACCGCAGCCTGCCGCGAAGGCGCACGTCTGGCGGTGGACGCAGCTGTACCCCATCGCCGAACGCGCGGGTGAGCTCGTGCCGGTCGGCCGCGGTGGCGAGCGTCGCGCGATCGCGCTCGCCAACCCCGGACTCCCCGGACTGCCCCACGCAACTCCGACCCTGTGGGCCGCGATCCAGTACCTCGGACCACGCGAGGTCGCCCCGGCCCACCGGCACAGCCAAGGGGCCTTCCGGTTCGTCGTCGAGGGCGAAGGCGTGTGGACCGTCGTCGACGGTGACCCGGTCGCGATGCGCCGCGGCGACCTGCTGCTCACGCCGAGCTGGGCGTTCCACGAACACCACAACCCGACCGACAAGCCGATGGCCTGGCTCGACGGCCTCGACATCCCCCTGGTGTCCAGTCTGGACGCCGGATTCTTCGAATTCGGCCCCGACGCCGTCGCCGACACCAGTACGCCCGACAAGTCGCGCGGCGAACGGCTGTGGGCTCACCCGGGCCTGCGTCCGCTGGCCGGGATCGACGACGAGGTTGCAGTGTCACCACTGCCCGCCTACCGGTGGCAGCACACCGACTCCGCGCTGGCGGCCCAGCTGGAGCTCGCCGCGGCGGGCCACGCCGGCGCTGTGGCACCCGGCCACGCCGGGATCCGCTTCACCAACCCGGCCACCGGACGCGACGCACTCACCAGCCTGCGCACCGAAATGCACCGCCTCACAGCCGACACCGCGACACCGGTGACCCGTACCGTCGGCTCATCGGTATGGCAGGTGTTCTCCGGCGAGGGAGAAGTCCGGTTCGGACAGCGAACGGTTGAGATCGCCACCGGTGACCTCGTGGCCGTGCCGTCATGGGAGGAACTCTCCTTCCGGGCATACACCGACCTCGACCTGTTCACTTTCAGTGACGCCCCCGTCTACGAAGCCCTGCGCCTGCACCGGAGCCAGATTTCATGA
- a CDS encoding IS630 family transposase, with the protein MANRPAAALSLRDGDRERLLSLTRSSSVRAGLAQRARIVLLAAEGVANSVIAERVGVSRPTVIGWRERYEGGGIDGLHDEARSGRPRLVDHREIVAATLKPPPKKLGVTHWSSRLLAARLRISNGTVARAWRDYGVQPWRSETFKFSTDPELVAKVTDVVGLYLAPPENAIVLCVDEKSQVQALDRTQPMLPMQPGQVERRTHDYVRHGTTTLFAALEIATGKVTGAVKPRHRHQEFLVFLKQLARAYPDDELHLVMDNYATHKRPEIRDWLAANPRIHVHFTPTSGSWLNLVEVWFGIIERQTIRRGSFRSVHDLNAKIRAFIDGWNERCHPFIWTKTADEILKKSNRQTTSNTDH; encoded by the coding sequence ATGGCGAATCGACCGGCTGCCGCGCTGTCTCTTCGTGATGGTGATCGTGAGCGGTTGCTGTCGTTGACCAGGAGTTCGTCGGTGCGGGCGGGCCTGGCGCAGCGGGCGCGGATCGTGCTGCTGGCCGCCGAGGGTGTGGCGAACAGTGTGATCGCCGAACGAGTCGGGGTGTCGCGGCCGACCGTGATCGGCTGGCGGGAACGTTATGAGGGTGGTGGGATCGACGGCCTGCACGACGAGGCGCGCTCGGGGCGGCCCCGGCTGGTGGACCATCGAGAGATCGTTGCGGCCACGCTGAAGCCGCCGCCGAAGAAGCTCGGCGTGACGCACTGGTCGAGCCGGCTGCTGGCCGCCCGGCTGCGGATCAGCAACGGCACGGTGGCCCGCGCGTGGCGGGACTACGGGGTGCAGCCTTGGCGGAGCGAGACGTTCAAGTTCTCCACCGACCCAGAGCTGGTCGCCAAGGTCACCGACGTGGTGGGGTTGTATCTGGCGCCGCCGGAGAACGCGATCGTGCTCTGTGTCGACGAGAAGTCCCAGGTCCAAGCGTTGGACCGGACCCAGCCAATGCTGCCGATGCAACCTGGACAGGTCGAGCGGCGCACCCACGACTATGTCCGGCACGGCACCACCACCCTGTTCGCCGCGCTGGAAATCGCCACCGGCAAGGTCACTGGCGCAGTCAAACCGCGGCACCGGCACCAGGAGTTCCTGGTATTCCTCAAACAGCTCGCCCGCGCCTACCCCGACGACGAGCTACACCTGGTGATGGACAACTACGCCACGCACAAGCGTCCCGAGATCCGCGACTGGCTCGCGGCGAACCCGCGAATCCACGTCCATTTCACCCCGACCTCAGGCTCCTGGCTCAACCTGGTCGAGGTCTGGTTCGGCATCATCGAACGCCAAACCATCCGCCGCGGCAGCTTCCGCTCCGTCCACGACCTCAACGCCAAGATCCGCGCCTTCATCGACGGCTGGAACGAACGCTGCCACCCCTTCATCTGGACCAAAACCGCCGACGAGATCCTCAAGAAGTCCAACCGTCAGACCACTTCAAACACAGACCACTAG
- a CDS encoding maleylpyruvate isomerase family mycothiol-dependent enzyme, whose translation MTPDLSRLLAWQHDGTARLEAAVAALSDEQLLQPCALPGWRRTHLVAHLARNADALVNLLDWAATGHPNPMYADVDQRTRDIEASAAQPLADLRQDLLSADKRYADAIEALPDHAWATRVRSALGRDIPATDVPWLRVREVWIHLVDLAGEPTFADLPADLVTALLTDVATAFNRKPGAPGLRLIAEDKVWTIGSPSTTIRGPAPALLGWLTGRSTGAELNGPLPTLPPWL comes from the coding sequence GTGACGCCAGATCTCTCCCGGCTGCTCGCCTGGCAACACGACGGCACGGCTCGCCTCGAAGCGGCCGTCGCAGCACTGTCGGACGAGCAGCTCCTCCAACCGTGTGCGCTGCCCGGCTGGCGCCGAACCCACCTCGTCGCTCATCTGGCCCGCAACGCCGACGCGCTCGTCAACCTGCTGGACTGGGCCGCGACCGGCCATCCGAACCCGATGTACGCCGACGTCGACCAGCGCACCCGCGACATCGAAGCCAGCGCCGCGCAGCCGCTCGCCGACCTGCGCCAGGATCTGCTCTCGGCGGACAAACGCTACGCCGACGCGATCGAGGCTCTCCCGGACCACGCCTGGGCGACCCGCGTCCGCAGCGCCCTCGGTCGGGACATCCCGGCCACCGACGTCCCGTGGCTGCGCGTGCGTGAGGTGTGGATCCACCTCGTGGACCTGGCCGGCGAGCCGACGTTCGCCGACCTGCCGGCCGATCTGGTAACGGCGCTGCTGACCGACGTTGCGACAGCGTTCAACCGTAAGCCGGGCGCTCCGGGCCTCCGTTTGATCGCCGAAGACAAGGTGTGGACGATCGGCTCGCCGTCGACGACCATCCGCGGACCGGCACCGGCACTGCTCGGATGGCTCACCGGTCGCAGCACCGGCGCCGAACTCAACGGCCCACTCCCCACGCTTCCCCCTTGGCTCTGA
- a CDS encoding fumarylacetoacetate hydrolase family protein, with protein sequence MKLATIRTPTGTAAVRVEDDHAVELGEPDLGALLRHEDWLDRATVDGPTHAVSDLDFAPVVPSPEKILCVGLNYRRHILEMGRELPKFPTLFAKFPPALIGAYDDIVLPEVSDAMDWEAELALVTGPGGTIAGYTVLNDVTARDWQYRTAQWLQGKTFARTTPVGPYLVTGDLAPAQLSCEVNGELMQSASTSDLVFGPAELIEYISTILPLAPGDLIATGTPGGVGHARKPPVRLGDGDLVTTRIEGLGECHNRCRAEKPS encoded by the coding sequence ATGAAACTCGCGACCATCCGCACCCCCACCGGCACCGCCGCCGTGCGGGTGGAGGACGACCACGCCGTGGAACTTGGCGAGCCCGATTTGGGCGCCTTGCTGCGGCACGAGGATTGGCTCGACCGTGCCACGGTCGACGGTCCTACCCATGCCGTCTCCGACCTCGATTTCGCCCCGGTGGTACCGAGCCCGGAGAAGATCCTCTGCGTGGGCCTGAACTACCGCCGGCACATCCTCGAGATGGGACGGGAGCTTCCGAAGTTCCCCACACTTTTTGCGAAGTTCCCGCCCGCGTTGATCGGGGCGTACGACGACATCGTGTTGCCCGAGGTCTCCGACGCGATGGACTGGGAAGCCGAGCTCGCGCTCGTCACCGGCCCGGGCGGCACCATTGCCGGGTACACGGTGCTCAATGACGTCACGGCGCGCGATTGGCAATACCGAACAGCACAATGGCTGCAGGGCAAAACGTTCGCCCGCACCACCCCGGTCGGCCCCTACCTGGTGACCGGCGACCTCGCGCCCGCGCAGCTGTCCTGCGAGGTGAACGGGGAGCTGATGCAGTCGGCGTCCACCTCAGACCTCGTGTTCGGCCCGGCCGAACTGATCGAATACATCAGCACCATCCTGCCGCTCGCACCCGGCGACCTCATCGCCACAGGTACACCTGGTGGTGTCGGCCACGCCCGCAAACCACCTGTCCGCCTGGGCGACGGCGACCTCGTCACCACCCGAATCGAAGGACTCGGCGAATGCCATAACCGCTGCCGCGCGGAGAAGCCGTCGTGA